One genomic window of Cannabis sativa cultivar Pink pepper isolate KNU-18-1 chromosome 2, ASM2916894v1, whole genome shotgun sequence includes the following:
- the LOC133034323 gene encoding uncharacterized protein LOC133034323 — protein sequence MEMFREGGSTSRPPMLEGANYPYWKTKMRAFLRAVDERVWMSIEEGWWKPTMMENEIVIPKPMSQWTTVEMERANFNSKALHALFNAISTNQLKVIANCEIAKEAWEKLKIKNEGTDAVKKSRLRALAKAFENLTMEEDESVAEFHAKLCDISNESYALGKTYSNSKLVRKVLGVLPRRFMSKVTSIEEMRNIEELDLDELIGSLQNYELSLSRWKKTKTRKEVVKEKSDVGIALIHQENKKPVLEDLNGITDETVALLIRNYAKFLKKNYRKNSPADKENLLKRNKGVNFKPGQASTDQKGRGITCRECDGYGHIQAECANTLKKKKALAATWSDSDEEKNSTASEGSDEEKQIRALKNSLEQVETEKGKLEDSVKNLSRLVDEKENEIYKLTADLIRTKQALQFIPSGTAAINQTLQLQKPYGDRTSLGYKMLYKQGNDLSVEHSLPSNVNSSKKEDGSPDTSITINESDSSERRHVPTGPIKLKFEGRRTDADNHPQNDDFIPTCHFYNRRGHIRPKCYKL from the exons ATGGAAATGTTTAGAGAAGGAGGCTCCACCTCGAGACCTCCTATGCTGGAAGGAGCCAATTATCCATACTGGAAAACCAAGATGCGTGCTTTCTTGAGAGCTGTTGATGAAAGAGTTTGGATGTCCATAGAAGAAGGGTGGTGGAAACCAACGATGATGGAGAATGAAATCGTCATACCCAAACCCATGAGTCAATGGACCACTGTTGAAATGGAAAGAGCGAATTTCAACTCAAAGGCTCTTCATGCCTTGTTTAATGCTATCTCCACTAACCAGTTGAAGGTTATAGCCAATTGTGAAATTGCTAAGGAAGCATGGGAGAAGCTAAAGATTAAGAACGAGGGAACTGATGCTGTCAAGAAATCAAGGTTGCGTGCCTTGGCAAAGGCTTTCGAAAATCTTACCATGGAGGAGGATGAGTCTGTGGCTGAATTCCATGCAAAACTTTGTGACATCTCTAATGAATCATATGCTCTGGGGAAAACTTACTCTAACTCGAAACTGGTTCGAAAGGTGCTTGGTGTCCTCCCCAGAAGATTCATGTCCAAAGTTACCTCTATCGAAGAAATGAGAAACATTGAGGAACTCGATCTTGACGAACTAATCGGGTCATTACAAAACTATGAGCTATCACTATCTAGGTGGAAGAAAACCAAGACACGAAAGGAGGTGGTGAAAGAAAAATCAGATGTTGGCATTGCACTTATTCACCAAGAAAACAAGAAACCTGTTCTGGAAGACTTAAATGGCATTACAGATGAAACCGTCGCCCTGTtaataagaaactatgcaaagtTCTTGAAAAAGAACTACAGGAAAAATTCACCAGCTGACAAAGAAAATCTTCTCAAGAGAAACAAAGGAGTAAATTTCAAACCAGGACAAGCCTCAACTGATCAAAAGGGGCGAGGGATTACGTGCAGAGAATGTGATGGATATGGTCACATTCAGGCTGAGTGTGCCAAcacactaaaaaagaaaaaggccctTGCAGCAACTTGGAGTGATAGTGATGAGGAAAAGAACTCCACAGCCAGTGAAGGATCAGATGAGGAAAAGCAG ATTCGTGCCCTAAAGAACTCCCTAGAGCAAGTGGAGActgaaaaaggaaagttagaagACTCTGTCAAAAATCTCAGCCGACTTGTTGATGAAAAGGAGAATGAGATCTACAAACTCACAGCTGATCTAATCCGAACCAAGCAAGCTTTACAGTTCATTCCCTCAGGCACTGCTGCTATCAATCAAACCCTACAGCTTCAGAAGCCCTATGGTGATCGAACTTCATTAGGATATAAGATGCTATATAAGCAAGGGAATGACCTGTCTGTTGAGCATTCCTTACCCTCCAATGTCAATTCATCAAAGAAGGAAGATGGGTCTCCTGACACCTCAATCACCATTAACGAATCTGACTCATCTGAGAGGAGACATGTTCCAACTGGACCCATCAAACTCAAATTTGAAGGAAGGAGGACTGATGCTGACAACCACCCACAGAATGACGATTTCATTCCTACATGTCATTTCTATAATAGGagaggtcacattcgacctaagtgTTACAAATTGTAG